ATGTCCTGACCCCGGAGGAAGCCCTGGCACTGCTCAAGCGCAAGGCCGCCGGCAAGGCCAGCCGCGAGGAGGAAATGCTTGAGCAGGGCTACCCCGGCTACACCACCTCGGCCGGCTGGCTCGGTTACTCAGACGACAAGATTCGCCGCCTGGCACGCGAGGCACTGGCCGAGGGCTGGACCCACTTCAAGCAGAAGGTCGGCGGCGACCTGCAGGAAGACATGCGCCGCGCCAGCATCCTGCGCGAGGAAATCGGCTGGGAGCGCGCGCTGATGATGGACGCCAACCAGATGTGGGATGTCGACGAGGCGGTGGCCAACATGCGCCAGCTCGCCCAGTTCGATCCGCTGTGGATCGAAGAACCCACCAGCCCGGACGACATCCTCGGCCACGCCGAGATCCGCCGGCGCATCGACCCAATCGGCGTGGCCACCGGCGAGCACTGCCACAACCGGATCATGTTCAAGCAGTTGCTGCAAGCCGGCGCCATCGACTACTGCCAGCTCGATGCCGCGCGCCTCGGTGGCCTCAATGAAGTCATCCTGGTGCTGCTGCTTGCGGCCAAGTACGACGTGCCGGTCTGCCCCCACGGCGGCGGCGTCGGCCTCTGCGAGTACGTGCAGCATATTGCGCTGTTCGACTATATCGCCGTTTCCGCTTCCCTCGAGGGACGCGTGCTGGAGTACGTCGACCACCTGCACGAGCACTTTCTCGATCCGGTACGGGTCCATCGCGGCCGCTACCAGGCGCCCACGGCGCCGGGCTACAGCATCAGCATGCATCCCGAGTCGCTCGCCCGCCACCTGTACCCCAGCGGGGCGGCCTGGCAGGCCGACTGAATCGCAGGGCCCGCCAAGAGCCACGCAAAACCCGCGAACTGCAAACCTGCGCCGGCCGGGCTGATCCCTCGGGTTAGCCCGGCGGCCCGGCTCACACCCTGAAACACCCAAACAAACAAGATCGGAGTGCCATCATGAAAACAACTACAAGAAAACCGCTCGCTTCCCTCATCGCCGGCCTGGTCATCGGCTTGGCCAGTGCTCAGGCGAGCGCCGCCCCGCAGCTCCCCCCCATTCCAGAAGTGAAGGGCGCCGCCGTCGCCGACCAGGGTGACTTCGAGCTCAAATTCAGCATCGGCACCACCCAGGCCGGCGCGCAGTATCGGGGGCTGGAATACTTCGAGAAGATCGTCGAAGAGCGCAGCGGCGGGCATATCCAGGTCAAGCTGTTCCACAGTGCCCAGCTCGGCGACGACCTACAGGCGGTCAGCTCGTTGCAGGCCGGCACCCTGGAGATGACCGCGCCCTCCACCTCGCCGCTGGTCGGCATGCTCCCGGAGTTCGCGGTCTTCGACCTGCCGTTCCTGTTCCCGACCACCGAAGTGGCCGACCGCGTACTGGACGGTGAAATCGGCCAGAAGATCCTCGCCAACGCCTCCGGCAAGGGTTTCGTCGCCATCGGCTGGGCGGAAAACGGCTACCGCCAGCTGACCAACAAGAACAAGGCCGTGCAGTCGCCCGACGACCTGGCCGGCCTGAAGATCCGCACCATGCAGAACCCCATCCACATCGACATCTGGCGGACCCTGGGGGCGAACCCGACGCCCATGTCCTTCGCCGAGCTGTTCACCGCGCTCGAGCAGGGCGTGGTGGACGGCCAGGAGAATCCCTGGATCACCATCTCGGCATCGCGCTTCAATGAAGTGCAGCCCTACGCCGCCGAGACCAATCACGTCTACACCCCCTTCATCACCCTGGTGTCCGAGCGCTTCTGGAACAAGCTGCCGGCCGACTACCAGCAGCTGATCGTCGAAGCCGCGCACGACATGGCGATCTACCAGCGCCAGGTCAGCCGCTCGCTGAACGGTCAGCTCAAGGCCGAGCTGAAGGCCGCCGGGATGAATATCAGCGAGCTGACGCCCGAGCAGGTGAAGGTCTTCCAGACCAAGCTGCAGCCGGTCTACGACAAGTGGAAGGAGCAGATCGGCACCGAGCTGCTGGCCTCCATCCTGAAAGAGTCCTGATCCTCTGACCCGGCAAGCGCGGACGGTGACGCCCGGCGTCCCCTCCGCGCCTGCTTTCGCGGGGCAGACTCGCAGCGTGGAGACAACATGAAGGTCAATTCTGCAAACACATTCCAGGCGTCCATGCAGCTGCTGCGCTCGACGCTGGAAATCGCCATCGGCCTGCTGGTGCTGGGGGTGGTCTTCTGCGTGGCGGCCAACGTTTTCGGCCGTTTCGTCCTGAACTACTCGTTCGTCTGGGCCGAGGAGATATCGCGCATCCTGTTCATCTGGGTGGTGCTGCTGGGCGCCGGCCTGTCCAGCCTCAAC
The genomic region above belongs to Pseudomonas benzenivorans and contains:
- a CDS encoding L-fuconate dehydratase produces the protein MPTITRVDVQDIRFPTSRELDGSDAMNAAPDYSATYVTLHTDTASGLQGHGLTFTIGRGNEICVAAVKSLAPLIEGRSLFSICADMGGFWRHITSGDSQLRWIGPDKGAIHLATAAIVNAVWDLWAKAEGKPVWKLLCDMSPEQLVSCLDFRFVTDVLTPEEALALLKRKAAGKASREEEMLEQGYPGYTTSAGWLGYSDDKIRRLAREALAEGWTHFKQKVGGDLQEDMRRASILREEIGWERALMMDANQMWDVDEAVANMRQLAQFDPLWIEEPTSPDDILGHAEIRRRIDPIGVATGEHCHNRIMFKQLLQAGAIDYCQLDAARLGGLNEVILVLLLAAKYDVPVCPHGGGVGLCEYVQHIALFDYIAVSASLEGRVLEYVDHLHEHFLDPVRVHRGRYQAPTAPGYSISMHPESLARHLYPSGAAWQAD
- a CDS encoding TRAP transporter substrate-binding protein, producing the protein MKTTTRKPLASLIAGLVIGLASAQASAAPQLPPIPEVKGAAVADQGDFELKFSIGTTQAGAQYRGLEYFEKIVEERSGGHIQVKLFHSAQLGDDLQAVSSLQAGTLEMTAPSTSPLVGMLPEFAVFDLPFLFPTTEVADRVLDGEIGQKILANASGKGFVAIGWAENGYRQLTNKNKAVQSPDDLAGLKIRTMQNPIHIDIWRTLGANPTPMSFAELFTALEQGVVDGQENPWITISASRFNEVQPYAAETNHVYTPFITLVSERFWNKLPADYQQLIVEAAHDMAIYQRQVSRSLNGQLKAELKAAGMNISELTPEQVKVFQTKLQPVYDKWKEQIGTELLASILKES